GCGCAGCTTGGGGATTGCCATCATGGGATTGGCATTTGCGCTAACGAGTGACTGGCTGATTCCTACAGTTCATGCTCAGGAAAAGACTTCTGACTACACCTTCAAGGGAGGTTATCCAACTTCTGAAGCCGCGCAAAAGGCGCATGAGAATGCGGATTTTCAGCGGGCAGTGACGGCTTATCGGTTTTGGTATCCGACCGTTTCGTGCGAAAGTATTTTTAACGGAAATCGGGCCAACGGCTTCAAGGATAATGAAAGTTTCATCATCCTGTCGGCCGGGCCGCGTCAGGTGGGATTCACATTGAATTCGGATACGCCGTACGGGTCGGCTGCGATCGATTTGAAGGATGGTCCGATGGTTATCGAATTGCCTCCGGGCTCTTACATCGGACTGGTGAATGATCATAATCAAGGCTGGGTGATGGACATGGGGATACCGGGGCCGGACGCAGGCAAAGGAGGCAAGCATATCGTGCTGCCGCCCGGTTACGACGGAATAATACCGGATGAATATCATATTGGTCGCTCCAAGTCGCTTAAGAATCTGGTCGCCATTCGAGCATTGCCGGAAAAAGGGGACGTGCAAGGGGCGATGAATGCCTTGCGTGCCGTCAAAATCCATCCCTTCTCAGACGCTAATCCGCGTCCCATGGCAGCGGTCGATGTCACTGGAAAGTCCCTGGACGTTTCCTGTCTTAAATGGGAGGACAACATGCAGTTCTGGGAGGTTTTGCATAAAGTGATTAATTCAGAACCGCTGACCGAAGAGTTCCGACCGATGTATGGATTACTTTCGGCAATCGGCATCGAAAAGGGCAAGCCGTTTGCGCCGGATGCCAGGATGAAGGGCATTCTCGAACGCGCAGCCAAAGCCGGGCGGGATCAAATGCTCGTTGCTGCTTTCGCTTCTGCCCGACCGGATCGCATGACATGGCCAGACCGCAAGTGGGAATGGATTGGGCTTGTTCCCGGCAGCGCGCAATTCGAGACGCCCAGTGGCATGGATCTCGAAGCCCGCGACCGCTGGTTCGCCCAGGCGATTGTCACCTCGCCCGCAATGTTCCGCCGCAGCCCGGGAGCTGGTTCGCTCTACTGGCTGGGCCTGCGCGATAGCAGCGGGGCTTATCTTGATGGCGGTAAAAGTTATAAACTTACCGTTCCTCAACCGGTGCCCGCCAAACTCTTCTGGTCGGTAACAGTCTATGACGCACAGACGCGTTCCGAAGTTCAGACAGACCAGGACAAGGCTGCACTTCGTTCGATGTTTGAATTAAAGGATGTGGCAGGAACTGCGCCGGTGGACTTGTATTTTGGTCCTACGCCTCTCGCGGGTCAGAAAGGTAGATGGATCAAGACTGTTCCTGGAAGAGGCTGGTTCGCGTACTTCCGTATTTACGGACCGGAATCGCCCGCATTCGATGGTTCATGGAAGCCAGGTGATTTTGAAGTTCAGCTGAGCCAGCAATTGCAGCCTACCGGCGCGCCGACGGGAAGGCGCAAGGTTCCGCAATAGCCGTGGCAATCGTGATTTTCCATTTAACCGACATCAAGAGGAGAAACCTATGGACATTATTGAAAGGAAACGGAGTAGCTTTTTAAACCTGCTCCACTGGTGTATTGTAGTTGCAATCGTTGTCTTACCGGCCTGCATGGTAAATGATGCAGTCTCGCAGTCAATAAATCCACCGATGCCCACCACCGTTTTGTTCCAGAATGTGCGCATCTTTGATGGGAAGAGCGACACGTTGTCGGCGCCTTCCAATGTGCTGGTGCGCAGCAACAAGATTGCGAAGATTTCGACAGAGCCAATTCCGGTCGATCGGCGCGCGGATACGAAGATCATTGAAGGAGGCGGACGCACATTGATGCCGGGGCTGATCGACGCGCATTGGCATACGATGTTGGCGGCGACCCCGCTGCAAACGGTGACGACCGGAGATGTTGGCTATCTCAATCTGCTCGCCGGGAAGGAAGCCGGAGATACGTTGATGCGCGGATTCACCACTGTGCGGGATCTGGGTGGACCGTCCTTTGGGCTCAAACAGGCTATTGATGAAGGCGTTGTCGCGGGTCCGCGCATTTATCCGGCAGGTGCGATGATTACGGTCACCAGCGGGCACGGCGATTTTCGGCATTCCTTCGAAGTGCCGAGAACAATCGGCGCCCCACTCACACGGCAGGAGCAGCTTGGTGGCAGCATGGTTGCGGATAGTCCGGATGAGGTGAGGGTGCGGGTGCGCGAGCAGCTTCTGCTAGGGGCATCGGAGATCAAATTGACGGCGGGTGGTGGTGTGGCATCGCCGCATAGCCCGTTGGATG
Above is a genomic segment from Pedosphaera parvula Ellin514 containing:
- a CDS encoding DUF1254 domain-containing protein; its protein translation is MKTKRPHWKRSLGIAIMGLAFALTSDWLIPTVHAQEKTSDYTFKGGYPTSEAAQKAHENADFQRAVTAYRFWYPTVSCESIFNGNRANGFKDNESFIILSAGPRQVGFTLNSDTPYGSAAIDLKDGPMVIELPPGSYIGLVNDHNQGWVMDMGIPGPDAGKGGKHIVLPPGYDGIIPDEYHIGRSKSLKNLVAIRALPEKGDVQGAMNALRAVKIHPFSDANPRPMAAVDVTGKSLDVSCLKWEDNMQFWEVLHKVINSEPLTEEFRPMYGLLSAIGIEKGKPFAPDARMKGILERAAKAGRDQMLVAAFASARPDRMTWPDRKWEWIGLVPGSAQFETPSGMDLEARDRWFAQAIVTSPAMFRRSPGAGSLYWLGLRDSSGAYLDGGKSYKLTVPQPVPAKLFWSVTVYDAQTRSEVQTDQDKAALRSMFELKDVAGTAPVDLYFGPTPLAGQKGRWIKTVPGRGWFAYFRIYGPESPAFDGSWKPGDFEVQLSQQLQPTGAPTGRRKVPQ
- a CDS encoding metal-dependent hydrolase family protein is translated as MVNDAVSQSINPPMPTTVLFQNVRIFDGKSDTLSAPSNVLVRSNKIAKISTEPIPVDRRADTKIIEGGGRTLMPGLIDAHWHTMLAATPLQTVTTGDVGYLNLLAGKEAGDTLMRGFTTVRDLGGPSFGLKQAIDEGVVAGPRIYPAGAMITVTSGHGDFRHSFEVPRTIGAPLTRQEQLGGSMVADSPDEVRVRVREQLLLGASEIKLTAGGGVASPHSPLDVSTFTEPELRAAVEAAGNWGTYVTVHAYTSNAIQGAIAAGVKCVEHGHLMDEATAKLMADKGIWLSTQPFSFEEDSNPFPVGSTQWAKKMEVAAGTDKVYALAKKYKLKTAFGTDILFNAKAAAEQGAFLAKMVRWYSPAEALRMATSVNGELLRLSGPRNPYPGTLGVVEEGALADLLLVDGDPVADIKLIEDPGKNFVVIMKDGKVYKNTLTK